A section of the Halichoerus grypus chromosome 11, mHalGry1.hap1.1, whole genome shotgun sequence genome encodes:
- the LOC144379517 gene encoding large ribosomal subunit protein eL34-like: MLQRLAYRRRLFYRTISNKMRPSRTPANRIIYLQTQKVGKAPNSTCGMCPGHLRGVCAVTPTFIGGCLRLKKHISRADGGSMRAKCVCDGIKQAFLIEEQKIVVKVLETQAQSRKAK; encoded by the exons ATGCTCCAGCGTTTGGCATATCGTCGTAGGCTTTTCTACCGTACAATCTCGAACAAAATGAGACCATCTCGAACTCCTGCTAATAGAATCATTTACCTTCAGACCCAGAAGGTTGGGAAGGCTCCAAACTCCACATGTGGCATGTGCCCAGGCCACCTTCGAGGAGTTTGTGCTGTGACGcctaca TTCATAGGAGGTTGTCTAAGGTTAAAAAAACACATCAGCAGGGCTGATGGTGGTTCCATGCGTGCTAAATGTGTCTGTGACGGGATCAAGCAGGCTTTCCTTATCGAAGAGCAGAAAATCGTTGTGAAAGTGCTGGAGACACAAGCACAGAGTCGGAAagctaaataa